The genomic stretch GCCAATCTACACGGCTCATGAGATAAAAAATTTGGAAATGGACCAATAGATAAACATGTATGTTTATGAAAACTGAAAGGAAGTTTTGTTATGGAAGAGTATCAATAGGAAGTTTTGTTATGGAAGAGTATCAATGATAGATTTgactaaagataaatataaaattatgtttcaaatttaataattataaaattatgtttCCATCATATTTTTCTGCATGCAAATGTTTCAGCATATGTTTTGTGTTGGCTTACTAAGTTGAAAATTTCACCCATGTTTCTCTTGATTCAGCTATTGAAATGGACCAATAGATAAACATCCCAATTGGTCTTTTACATCCCTTGTAGAAACACCAAAcagttttcttttgttcttttttttttctcgagtGGAAACTGTTTTGAAATCCATTGTCCAAAAGTTTGATGcattgttttctgtttttagaAATTATTTGCGGATACAATTTGCCTAACTTTTTTCTACTTCTCggaaactaaaacaaaaaccgGTTTGccaaacaaaacagaaaattgtttttagttttgctGTTTGTTTCCATATTTCGTGTTTCTAgtggtttatttttattttttatgttttttttttcaccaaaacaAACCCTCCAAACATGTATGTTGCAAATGAAATATGTTTTGTTGtcttaaaaacagaaaaatagaaaatttgttttcaaaacaGCAACCAAACATTGAATTTGGAGCAAGCCTGATTTAACACCCTCTCAAAACTCTTTATATAGGAGAGCTCGAAGGTAGCCAACTTTAAGCAGCGAACATAGACATGGCAATTCATCAAGGTCCTTTCCTATTCTGCCTTCTAGCCTTGGCCTCCTTGTGTATTGGAAGTGCAAAACCAAATGACAATTCGATACCTTTCAACCGCAGCAGTTTTCCTCATGATTTTATATTTGGAACAGCTTCGGCTGCTTACATGGTATGTATAAATACATGCTCTACTTTTAGGCTTCATTTAGTACTGATGAGGGCATGAATCGACTCTTGCAATCAGAATCTTCATTCCTAGTTAGTATCAATCACCTTCGGTTTCACCAATGCCTTGATGAAGCTAGGTCAAACTATGGCTCAATCGAGTTTAAGAGAGCGTTTGAAGTTTCCACCGTCTAGGCTTATCCTATCCTAATGGGCAACTATTTCTATGGTCACGCCTAAACAGAATAGACAATATGGCCACCCCCTCATCCCTGATATTTTTTACCTTCCGTGCcaataacaaaaagaagaaggaaaagcaCATATAATCTgaacattatttcttttttggccaGATTGAAGGAGCAACAAGTATCGATGGAAGAGGACCTAGCACATGGGATAATTTCATCAAGAAACgtccaggtctctctctctctctctctctctctctacaaaaAAGTAATATAGCTTTGACGTATGAATTTGTTGGAAATAGTGAAGAAAATTTGGCTCCTTTCGATTGAATatttcaaactcaagcttaaatgatagagtaatgttatttttaaCACTCATTTTGGGGTATGTATATGCGTCCTTTTTTAAACGACTTttcatttggtttttttttttgatcaagTAGCTTTGCATAAAACACACAAGATGTTCTATATAAAATGAGTATGataaatatctataaaaaaaacaGCATTACTGTGATAAAGTGTATAACACAATTTTGGggtggaaaagaaaagacattttttcactttcatttatccaaggaaataaaatgacaagagaAATAATAAATGCACCTAAGTGGCaaattatacttaaaaaaaaaatggcaaattaaattataatgatagtTTGGCTCTCTTATGGTGTTTATAAGCTATATATTCTGACGAGTTTGGAATTCTTAACATTTcctaattattattgttttttttttttgacacattTACTTGGTGGCTTGGCAGAAAAAATTCATGATGGTAAAAATGCAGATGTAGCCTCTGACTTTTATCATCGTTATAAGGTAGaatgcttctctctctctctctctctctctctatatatatatatatataatttatttattttatttcttttgataatcaaaatattGAACAGGAGGACGTACAACTGTTGAAAACGATTGGATTAGACTCTTTCAAATTTTCTATCTCATGGTCTAGAGTATTACCAAGTAAGATCatggtttaatatatatatgattaatcaTTTAAGATGGGTGCCATTAACATAACAATTCAATGTAATTCTCTAATGGAACCAATTATGTTTACAGAGGGCAAAGTAAGCGGGGGAGTGAACCTACTTGGTGTCAAATTCTACTACGACCTCATCAACGAGCTCTTGTCGAATGGTCAAAttctttaccctttttttttttcaactatatattttttatttctaattagaTACATGTCAATTATATAAGACTACTTTTTGTAAGagcttaagttaataggaatggtaaatttaatcaccTAATCCATACTTATACTCTCCTCATGTGTGTGattaaactctcttttaataggtaaggccgaatatgtggaatatttaatttaaatgagaggtGAATTGACAGAGTCAATGTTCGAATTCTGGACTTTGGCTCTAATACTGAAAATATAAACTAGACTCCTAATACACCTAGAGGGGGCTAAATAGGTGTTTATCACGAAATATGtggaatttaaaataaaaataaaaatgaagcatGCAAATATTCaccaaatataataaaaagcAGTCAATcaaaaaaggttttttaattattcaaaaaaataaaagtatttttaaaatctttgcTTTGAACAAACAAGAACAAACATAAAACTGTTTTGTAATCTATGCATGCATGTccttatgaaattatatattgtGGGTAGGTATTAAGCCATGTGTGACTCTTATGCACTTTGATCCTCCTCAAGCACTTGAAGATGAATATGATGGACCATTAAGTCCCAAGTTTGTGTAAGTgaacaattcaacaaaaaaacataCACTCCAATGctcaaaaaattaatgttacCATATCAATAAATGTGATTGTCCTGTTTTATGAATATATAGGAATGATTTTCAAGATTATGCGGATTTTTGCTTCAAAACTTTTGGTGATCGAGTCAAGTTATGGTTTACAATGACCGAACCAATTGCACTAAGTGTGAGTGGGTACGGTGGTGGTACTTTTCCGCCTGGAAGATGTTCGAATTACGTCCGGAATTGCACTACCGCCGGTAACTCTGCTACTGAGCCTTATATTGTCGGCCATAACTTGCTTCTTGCTCATGGAGCTGCCGTGAAATTATACAAGGACAAGTATCAGGTTTGTatagaaaaagatgaaaaagaaagcaaactaAAAGGACTATGATATTACTCCTTGTTAATTATTTCGTTCAACAAAAATTTAAGCACATAgtaataaatgaatttaataatttaatttatatcttAACATTCTCTATTACatgagggggagagtttgagcccTCATGTAATAGAGAATGTTAACATGAAATACTTAATTCAAATGAATGTGAATGATAGAGACAAGTTTTGAACTCAAGATTTTGGCTATGATACCATgtgacaattttaaaaaataaaatagaaatagaaaaatagtagaagtaatatgaaaaaaaaaaaaaaagatgagaacTTTGGTGTAATTCGATGTTAGATACCTATGTCCCCTGTGatcttggctctgataccatataaatgtttttttttttttttttggtaaaatgaaAGAGTCTTGGCCCCTACTAGCCCCTCATAGGTTCATCACTGATAGTAGGCTTAGGGGCTGAATATTAGAATTAATATGCGGATGAGATACTGGACCTCTTGTGATTAAGTTAATATGAATGTGTGCAGCCAAATCAGAAGGGGGAAATTGGGATCACATTCTATACCACTGGGATTGAGCCAAAATACAAGACATCTTCCAGCCGCGAGGCCGCCTCTAGAGCTATGGACTTTTTCTTTGGATGGTAAGGGTTGTAAGATACATTCttggaaaaatatcatttttttaataattaaaaaaagtatattaaGTACTACTTTATCCTTATAGCTAATAATTCACAATATTGTCAGGTTTGCCGATCCGGTTATATATGGTGACTATCCCGAGAGAGTAAAGTCTGTAGTGGGTAATCGATTGCCAAAATTTACTAAAGTTCAATCCAAGTTGGTAAAAGGGTCCTTCGATTTTATTAGTATAAACTATTATTCCACATCTTGGGTAGAAACCGCTCCCTCAGCAAACGGTGTCAACGTCACTTTTTGGACTGATATGCAAGCCATTCTCACTAATGTAAACACACACATAAACTCTCTCTCCCTTCAGTATTAGTGCCAGGATTTTCTCCATTTCATGTTCAGATTAAATTTTACACCGtcatattcaataaaataaaatattaattataaaatggaTCCTTTCAATTTCACTAGAAATTGAGAAGATTCTTTTCTCTCCCTTCGTGGgcatttcaatatttttttgagcTATGTTTCATATATATGCCATTTTACTAAACTCATATGGAGTAAATGGTTTTGCAGAAGAAGTTCACCCAACCTATGGGATTCCGAAATCTTCTTTtgtacataaaagaaaaatacaacaatCCCGCTATATACATAACGGAGAACGGTATaacaatttctctctttatatttatttacctattttattttttaggggaaacttaACTCGTTCAATCTACCACTAAATTTATAATGTTTCACCAATCTATCAATTTAGAGAgggtaagtgaaatttttttttctgtgcaTTAGTATTGCtaatactttttgtttttcttttttagaaaagtatttttatgtGCATTagtatttattatattcttttttgtAGGAATTGGTGATCCAGATTCTTCTTTACCATTTAAAGATATCCAAAATGATACTGGGAGGATAAGATACTATGCCTTGCATTTACGATCTCTTTTAAAAGCTATGGAGTGAGTGTTTGTCATCAAGTATtatgggcttcttttttttttttccttttcttttttctaaagtATTATGGgctaaaaaaaatagataaagataTACCATTTTTAACTTCTTTAAGGTTAAAAccattagatattttttttcaccttctgttaaatttttaatggtACTGCCACGTTATACCCAATGTAGAAGATGACACGTGCCAGATTTTTATTCAATATGACGTGGTATCAATAGAAGGTAGAAAAAAGAATCTATTTTATAATAGTTCTAACCTTaagaaataaattgaaaaaccaaTAGAGCATTTTTCCATCTCAATTTTGATTGAGGATATTAACGGTTAAATTTTGTCCAGGGAGGGCACAAATGTGAAGGGATACTATTCATGGTCATTTCTTGACAGCTTTGAATGGGACAGTGGTTACCTCATTCGGAATGGCCTCACTTATGTGGATTATAACGACAATTTAAAAAGACACCCCAAAGACTCTTGCTATTGGTTCAAGAAGTTCCTCCTAAAATAAGCTGTAAAAGGATATTGATTCAAGAAGTTCATCCTAAAATAagctataaaataataaataagatgAACTCTCagaatgagagatttctttattttatatgttcTACTTTTGTAAACTTTATCTATTTCTccttaaataataaataagatttAATTCTCAGAAAGAGAGATTTCTTTATCTTATATATTCTACTTGTGTAAACTTTCTCCAATTCAGTCCATAAATTGTCACGGGTCTCTTAACTGTGTGTGAAACACATGCTTCTTCGAATAGCATAAAAATAGTTTGgagaaattctattaaaaatgcatgtgctCATCACTCGTGGTTAAAAGAAGCATGTATATATTTCTCACATGCTAAGGCATACATGACAATTTTGACTCTTAACCtaataaaaaaaggtatatTAATCATATTATCATAGAGTTTCTTTCTCTCCTGACATATATAAGGATCGAGTAGAAATTTGCAATTTTTAGATAACCGAATTTATGATTTTATGGCTATTTTTTCAAGTCCAAATAACAttttgtagtgacccaaataattaactaagcttaggcagcttagttagaaggttaaattgggttttgggtcactaggtaTAGCTGTAGgagcattttgaaaatttcaaactttcTAACCGGACATATGCCAGGGGACTACCATACGTATGTCTACAAATAGTACAAGGACGTACGTAGGTGGACCACCATACGTACGCCTGCAAATAGTATAAGGACGTACGCATGGGGACCACCCAGACATATGCTGACTTTTGGATAACCCCTAGTTAATGCCCGAATGTACGATGCAGCCTGTGGTCTGCTGGGTAAACAATACCATACATACGCCCCTATAGTATCATACATACGTTGCTTTTAGAACAGCCTGCAGCGCTCTCAGCTTTTTTCCACCTATAGATACCCCATTCCCTTCGACCATTAAGCTCTATTCTCACCCCCAGGCTCTCTGAAACCCTTTGTATGAGTGTCTTTGTGAGTTTGTGAGTCTTGGTAAGATGGAGAtgtgattcttggaggtttttgGCTTCGAGGAGGTAACCTTTTAAGCCCTACTTGTTCCTTAAGTCattatgctcttttaatgcttttcTAGACTAGCTTAGTTGCTGGTTTGAGTTTCTAGCAAGGTTGTGCCTTCAATCCTTGTTTAAGTTGGGTTAGCGTTTCATTTTGGTCAAACATGTTTTCTTGTGCATGAGGTCTTTATTTTGAGATAGAAAGTCTTAGAAATCATTTTGGTAGCTTCAGAATCCATTTGGGAGGATAGAAGGACATTTagaacaaatgaggttctacctgaaccttctGGGCGGACGTACGGCCAGGAGCCAGGACGGATGTACGACCAGAAGCGTTCCAGTGAACGCCCTTTTTACCAGTCGTcgatagcctctgttttcacgttctaggtttgttttagttggacttaggactaatggtAGGTTTTCCACAGGTTTGGAGAACCCGGACCGTTCGAAGGATTACTCAAAGAATCTTtacgacccaggtgagtttaactcacataatgctcgtcatttattttcctgcattgcacgactattttgtgtaccgaAACAtacatatttacaactctcacagTATATTCCttgctgcacatgaactctagcttttttgtaaaaaatgtgctacttaacaaagataatgacattgagacttgtaaaagcatgcatgtaaaatatggacaagattaattgcatcatatgacatggtacaccggtattgtattacaggttactcatgattatactattgaactatcactgttactcatgattatatataagtatgtactatatctatatcgCATCCTTGGATAACTGTCACGACTAAACTACTGCATTCTTTACCAAACAGAGTTCATCATAAATATGGAatgggtattatgtgcattaattTTCACTAAGTCCTTGTACTTaccctttttatgttttctcccttcattatgtataattgtgtggtttagctagcatagagGAGGATGCTAATTAGGGACCGAACTTGGGTGATTGCTCAGGACTTGATTAGAGTCATTTTTGAGGGCATGGATCCGGTGTGGTTGAAGACTATGTGGGATGATAGAGGAACCACACAGGCAGACATGATCGAGATTCTTATCTCCTTGGCATTATTTAAGATTATGCGTTAatctgttttgttgttttatttccaAACAATGATTATGGTATGTAACCTTTATCTGATGATGGTCTGTTGACCGATACATTTGGTGACTtatttatattatgaggtattGTAATTACTCTAGTGTATGAATTTGTGGTTGTTTTAGTTATTGCTTTCCTTTTCCCTAGAGTAACAAAGTCTTCAGCTAAATTCTCTCATTAGTTAAGATACCTGAGTAATGTCCCGCGAGGGATAGGATTGGGAGAtgaaccatggagtcaattaccagttaattgatctTCACACATTTCttataaacttaattaaaagccttaatgtttctcaaaatttcttttgttttgtaacTGTTATAAGATTATATCTTAACCAATGGTGAACACCAACTAGACCAAATTGATTTATCCTTGTTGGAGCTTAAATGgcatatatgtttttattggtttttgtgggttttataATTTCTAGGCAGTaatcttaaaagaaaaatgttatttagtaaactgtcaTATGATTGCTATACTACTAGGATGATATGCAAGTGAAAATTAGccattgattatttttttttcttccaaaggtTGATTTTTACTACTAGACCATTTTAGTTGTGAAAAAACACAAGGATCATGTTCATAAACATGAACATTGGAAATTAAATCATCATaaccacaacaccaaaaacttgttgacGAAGTGAAAAACCCTTTGAactaattaaagagaaaaaccaCTATTGGTAACCAgacctaggaaatcactatatgaataTTCAGATTACTGACAGTAGAAAATACTCACAAACCCTTGTAAGTCTCTAGACTCTATAACAACAATAAGCTCGCTTGCTTGTCTCCTAGCCTACCATCTTCATAGAGCACATTTTCTCACCAACCTTTCGGAAGACTTCTTCACGGTTGTAGAACACATATGATTGTAGATTGCGGAACGGTGATCAGGCTCAATTCTCAAGGGTGAGAACGAATGGACTAGGGAGAATTCTCCTTGGCCTATCACACTCTCTTAGTTCCCCttgaatttgttttaaaaatccttgtcccacattgcttaaatCTAAATTTTTGCTTCCCTGCTAAGCCTGTAAATAGATAAGAGCCTAAGCTCTCCAATCAATCATCCTATCAAGTTGTcttgataattaattttcagaaacTCTCTTAGAATCAATAGTTCTTGTGTTAAcccatgaagaaaaaaagttcaaGAATTGAAGAGCCAAGTAAGTGCTCAtactctcttggttattattagtcattggtgagaagatatAGAGGTCACATCATCCCTGAGATTTGTcgtattctttaagaaagaagaacttgttcttcatgttcttgaaaaagaagaagaatttgttTTTCGTACTCTTGAACAAGAAAGAACATTTTTttggagaagcaaaaagaaTTTTGCCTAAAGCCAGGAGTGGCAgttgatatccaagtaagtgttTTTCGTTAttgcaatttaattttagatagcaattgtttttcacatgttcttcataaagtGTTCTTGGGCATGTGAATTTGATTTTTCCGCTGACCAAATATCTGATTCACAATCCTATTCCTAGCATAGACTCTATGAGAACAACAAGCTCACTTGCTTGTCTCTTAGCCTACCATCTTCATGGAGCGCATTTCTTCATCGACCATTTGATAGACTTCTTTattgtaatgcccccaaaaatGGCATTGACCAGTTTGATAGAGTTATTGGCAATTGCCCTAATTCAGTTAATTGGAGAATCACCATTTTCTAGCATAATCAGAGtaaatgcataggaaggtgaaattaataaatttgaggtatctaaaaatcataacataagcatatattatCATCAAGCATAGACAATGAGCTACTAATCAGGGCAGTACAGTGACAAATTCAAGTGATGTGTCTTCTTCAAATAATTTTAGACTATCAGTAGTGTTAGCACAGCAGAGTGAGGATGAAGAGCATTTCATGTCGCATGTACCTTACTCTAATGCGTTTGGAAGCATCATGTGTATTATGGTGTGCATTCGTCCAGATGTTTCACATGCAGTCAGTGTTGTTAGTGACGTGGTATTTTTATgatcaaaaatatcaattataaaaataaccaagaaagatcaaaattaacttaattaaaaaaagaattgatttgattttctttaaaactaaagtgcatgaaaataaaagagatttaaaataagagagagagagtgtaaggtattgacttcacctctatccgtgcaacaatggctaatcatatttaatctcataatctatcttcggtttgCACGAATCGTCCAcataaccactaagatgcggtacaacccgtcttccctaagtataaatgatcaaattctttaacaaaatacatacaatcaataaataagtgtaacccatcttcggttggcacgaactgtctacctaaattgcac from Corylus avellana chromosome ca1, CavTom2PMs-1.0 encodes the following:
- the LOC132171079 gene encoding vicianin hydrolase-like; amino-acid sequence: MAIHQGPFLFCLLALASLCIGSAKPNDNSIPFNRSSFPHDFIFGTASAAYMIEGATSIDGRGPSTWDNFIKKRPEKIHDGKNADVASDFYHRYKEDVQLLKTIGLDSFKFSISWSRVLPKGKVSGGVNLLGVKFYYDLINELLSNGIKPCVTLMHFDPPQALEDEYDGPLSPKFVNDFQDYADFCFKTFGDRVKLWFTMTEPIALSVSGYGGGTFPPGRCSNYVRNCTTAGNSATEPYIVGHNLLLAHGAAVKLYKDKYQPNQKGEIGITFYTTGIEPKYKTSSSREAASRAMDFFFGWFADPVIYGDYPERVKSVVGNRLPKFTKVQSKLVKGSFDFISINYYSTSWVETAPSANGVNVTFWTDMQAILTNKKFTQPMGFRNLLLYIKEKYNNPAIYITENGIGDPDSSLPFKDIQNDTGRIRYYALHLRSLLKAMEEGTNVKGYYSWSFLDSFEWDSGYLIRNGLTYVDYNDNLKRHPKDSCYWFKKFLLK